CGACGAAAAGCTTCACGAACCGCATTCAAAGCAACGTAATGGGCACCGCCGATCCGGCACTGCCTTCAGCTCAATCAGAACGCAACCGGCGCATCCGAGCTGGATGTCGCCGGCCAGGCGGCTCCGGCAGGCCGGAACACCCCGCGTCGCACCAGTTCACCGAGCATGATCCTGGCCATCACCCCGGACCGCGCGGCGCACGCCGCGCGGGCACTGTCGGGGTCGCGACGCTGGATCGCGGCGGTCTCGGCCTCGAAGAGCGGAAGCAACTCGTCGTGGTTGTTGAGGTAGGACAACCAGAACCCCGGCGGGATGAAGGTCTGCGACGCACGGATCGCGGCCTGCAAGCGCGGGCCCGCGTACTCGTCGTTGATCAGGTTGCGGAACTTCCACGCTGTCTCCTGAAACGCGCGCGACCCTTTGCTACTGCGCATGGTGT
The nucleotide sequence above comes from Mycobacteriales bacterium. Encoded proteins:
- a CDS encoding GntR family transcriptional regulator, with protein sequence MPKKYGVKEKDLVVSHVVNLVLTGKLRSGDRVDRNEIANDLGLSRVPIQEAVVQLEHDGILSTQYHRGAYVERFDESVLREHHELYGVLTGIASARAAVDSLPRILDQLGTFVDTMRSSKGSRAFQETAWKFRNLINDEYAGPRLQAAIRASQTFIPPGFWLSYLNNHDELLPLFEAETAAIQRRDPDSARAACAARSGVMARIMLGELVRRGVFRPAGAAWPATSSSDAPVAF